A DNA window from Bos indicus x Bos taurus breed Angus x Brahman F1 hybrid chromosome 16, Bos_hybrid_MaternalHap_v2.0, whole genome shotgun sequence contains the following coding sequences:
- the TMEM183A gene encoding transmembrane protein 183A isoform X5, with amino-acid sequence MARGPGPLTRPRPDTVAMPKRGKRLKFRAQDACSGRVTVADYANSDPAVVRSGRVKKAVANAVQQEVKSLCGLEASQVPAVEALSGAGEPCDIIDSSGETDAQEESIHERTISRKKKSKRHRDLNGTGGEEYPMDIWLLLASYIRPEDIVNFSLICKNAWTVTCTAAFWTRLYRRHYTLDASLPLRLRPESMEKLHCLRACVIRSLYHMYEPFAARISKNPAIPESTPSTLKNSKCLLFWCRKIVGNRQEPMWEFNFKFKKQIKEQVYGRIAASHSVRRCSYQPRPGLLPTAGHHPQFHLYSNCHGNDIYPVYYQCEHGHAASSSETGVPRLSCPWWSETAQ; translated from the exons ATGGCCCGGGGACCTGGCCCTCTAACCCGGCCTCGCCCCGACACGGTCGCCATGCCCAAGAGAGGGAAGCGACTCAAGTTCCGGGCCCAAGACGCCTGCTCAGGAAGAG TGACCGTGGCGGATTATGCCAACTCGGATCCGGCAGTCGTGAGGTCTGGAAGGGTCAAGAAAGCTGTCGCCAATGCTGTTCAGCAGGAAG taaAATCTCTCTGTGGCTTGGAAGCCTCCCAggttcctgcagtggaagctcttTCTGGGGCTGGTGAGCCCTGTGACATCATCGACAGCAGTGGTGAGACTGATGCCCAGGAGGAAAGCATCCATGAGAGAACTAtctccagaaaaaagaaaagcaagaggcaCAGAG ACCTGAACGGGACTGGAGGAGAAGAGTATCCCATGGATATTTGGCTATTGCTGGCCTCCTATATCCGTCCTGAGGACATTGTGAATTTTTCCCTGATTTGTAAGAACGCCTGGACTGTCACTTGCACTGCTGCCTTTTGGACAAGGTTGTACCGAAG ACACTACACACTGGATGCCTCTCTGCCTTTGCGCCTGCGACCAGAGTCAATGGAGAAGCTGCACTGTCTTCGGGCATGTGTGATCCGATCTCTGTACCATATGTATGAGCCATTTGCTGCTCGAATCTCCAAGAATCCAGCCATTCCAGAAAGCACTCCTAGCACATTAAAGAATTCCAAA tgcTTACTTTTCTGGTGCAGAAAGATTGTTGGGAACAGACAGGAACCAATGTGGGAATTCAACTTCAAGTTCAAAAAACAG ATTAAAGAGCAAGTGTATGGGAGGATTGCAGCCTCCCATTCAGTACGAAGATGTTCATACCAACCCAGACCAGGACTGCTGCCTACTGCAGGTCACCACCCTCAATTTCATCTTTATTCCAATTGTCATGGGAATGATATTTACCCTG TTTACTATCAGTGTGAGCACGGACATGCGGCATCATCGAGTGAGACTGGTGTTCCAAGATTATCCTGTCCATGGTGGTCAGAAACTGCGCAGTGA
- the TMEM183A gene encoding transmembrane protein 183A isoform X4, giving the protein MARGPGPLTRPRPDTVAMPKRGKRLKFRAQDACSGRVTVADYANSDPAVVRSGRVKKAVANAVQQEVKSLCGLEASQVPAVEALSGAGEPCDIIDSSGETDAQEESIHERTISRKKKSKRHREDLNGTGGEEYPMDIWLLLASYIRPEDIVNFSLICKNAWTVTCTAAFWTRLYRRHYTLDASLPLRLRPESMEKLHCLRACVIRSLYHMYEPFAARISKNPAIPESTPSTLKNSKCLLFWCRKIVGNRQEPMWEFNFKFKKQIKEQVYGRIAASHSVRRCSYQPRPGLLPTAGHHPQFHLYSNCHGNDIYPVYYQCEHGHAASSSETGVPRLSCPWWSETAQ; this is encoded by the exons ATGGCCCGGGGACCTGGCCCTCTAACCCGGCCTCGCCCCGACACGGTCGCCATGCCCAAGAGAGGGAAGCGACTCAAGTTCCGGGCCCAAGACGCCTGCTCAGGAAGAG TGACCGTGGCGGATTATGCCAACTCGGATCCGGCAGTCGTGAGGTCTGGAAGGGTCAAGAAAGCTGTCGCCAATGCTGTTCAGCAGGAAG taaAATCTCTCTGTGGCTTGGAAGCCTCCCAggttcctgcagtggaagctcttTCTGGGGCTGGTGAGCCCTGTGACATCATCGACAGCAGTGGTGAGACTGATGCCCAGGAGGAAAGCATCCATGAGAGAACTAtctccagaaaaaagaaaagcaagaggcaCAGAG aagACCTGAACGGGACTGGAGGAGAAGAGTATCCCATGGATATTTGGCTATTGCTGGCCTCCTATATCCGTCCTGAGGACATTGTGAATTTTTCCCTGATTTGTAAGAACGCCTGGACTGTCACTTGCACTGCTGCCTTTTGGACAAGGTTGTACCGAAG ACACTACACACTGGATGCCTCTCTGCCTTTGCGCCTGCGACCAGAGTCAATGGAGAAGCTGCACTGTCTTCGGGCATGTGTGATCCGATCTCTGTACCATATGTATGAGCCATTTGCTGCTCGAATCTCCAAGAATCCAGCCATTCCAGAAAGCACTCCTAGCACATTAAAGAATTCCAAA tgcTTACTTTTCTGGTGCAGAAAGATTGTTGGGAACAGACAGGAACCAATGTGGGAATTCAACTTCAAGTTCAAAAAACAG ATTAAAGAGCAAGTGTATGGGAGGATTGCAGCCTCCCATTCAGTACGAAGATGTTCATACCAACCCAGACCAGGACTGCTGCCTACTGCAGGTCACCACCCTCAATTTCATCTTTATTCCAATTGTCATGGGAATGATATTTACCCTG TTTACTATCAGTGTGAGCACGGACATGCGGCATCATCGAGTGAGACTGGTGTTCCAAGATTATCCTGTCCATGGTGGTCAGAAACTGCGCAGTGA
- the TMEM183A gene encoding transmembrane protein 183A isoform X3 codes for MARGPGPLTRPRPDTVAMPKRGKRLKFRAQDACSGRVTVADYANSDPAVVRSGRVKKAVANAVQQEVKSLCGLEASQVPAVEALSGAGEPCDIIDSSGETDAQEESIHERTISRKKKSKRHREDLNGTGGEEYPMDIWLLLASYIRPEDIVNFSLICKNAWTVTCTAAFWTRLYRRHYTLDASLPLRLRPESMEKLHCLRACVIRSLYHMYEPFAARISKNPAIPESTPSTLKNSKKDCWEQTGTNVGIQLQVQKTVPKIKEQVYGRIAASHSVRRCSYQPRPGLLPTAGHHPQFHLYSNCHGNDIYPVYYQCEHGHAASSSETGVPRLSCPWWSETAQ; via the exons ATGGCCCGGGGACCTGGCCCTCTAACCCGGCCTCGCCCCGACACGGTCGCCATGCCCAAGAGAGGGAAGCGACTCAAGTTCCGGGCCCAAGACGCCTGCTCAGGAAGAG TGACCGTGGCGGATTATGCCAACTCGGATCCGGCAGTCGTGAGGTCTGGAAGGGTCAAGAAAGCTGTCGCCAATGCTGTTCAGCAGGAAG taaAATCTCTCTGTGGCTTGGAAGCCTCCCAggttcctgcagtggaagctcttTCTGGGGCTGGTGAGCCCTGTGACATCATCGACAGCAGTGGTGAGACTGATGCCCAGGAGGAAAGCATCCATGAGAGAACTAtctccagaaaaaagaaaagcaagaggcaCAGAG aagACCTGAACGGGACTGGAGGAGAAGAGTATCCCATGGATATTTGGCTATTGCTGGCCTCCTATATCCGTCCTGAGGACATTGTGAATTTTTCCCTGATTTGTAAGAACGCCTGGACTGTCACTTGCACTGCTGCCTTTTGGACAAGGTTGTACCGAAG ACACTACACACTGGATGCCTCTCTGCCTTTGCGCCTGCGACCAGAGTCAATGGAGAAGCTGCACTGTCTTCGGGCATGTGTGATCCGATCTCTGTACCATATGTATGAGCCATTTGCTGCTCGAATCTCCAAGAATCCAGCCATTCCAGAAAGCACTCCTAGCACATTAAAGAATTCCAAA AAAGATTGTTGGGAACAGACAGGAACCAATGTGGGAATTCAACTTCAAGTTCAAAAAACAG TCCCCAAGATTAAAGAGCAAGTGTATGGGAGGATTGCAGCCTCCCATTCAGTACGAAGATGTTCATACCAACCCAGACCAGGACTGCTGCCTACTGCAGGTCACCACCCTCAATTTCATCTTTATTCCAATTGTCATGGGAATGATATTTACCCTG TTTACTATCAGTGTGAGCACGGACATGCGGCATCATCGAGTGAGACTGGTGTTCCAAGATTATCCTGTCCATGGTGGTCAGAAACTGCGCAGTGA
- the TMEM183A gene encoding transmembrane protein 183A isoform X2: MARGPGPLTRPRPDTVAMPKRGKRLKFRAQDACSGRVTVADYANSDPAVVRSGRVKKAVANAVQQEVKSLCGLEASQVPAVEALSGAGEPCDIIDSSGETDAQEESIHERTISRKKKSKRHRDLNGTGGEEYPMDIWLLLASYIRPEDIVNFSLICKNAWTVTCTAAFWTRLYRRHYTLDASLPLRLRPESMEKLHCLRACVIRSLYHMYEPFAARISKNPAIPESTPSTLKNSKCLLFWCRKIVGNRQEPMWEFNFKFKKQSPRLKSKCMGGLQPPIQYEDVHTNPDQDCCLLQVTTLNFIFIPIVMGMIFTLFTISVSTDMRHHRVRLVFQDYPVHGGQKLRSEQGVQVILDPVHSVRLFDWWHPQYPFSLRA, encoded by the exons ATGGCCCGGGGACCTGGCCCTCTAACCCGGCCTCGCCCCGACACGGTCGCCATGCCCAAGAGAGGGAAGCGACTCAAGTTCCGGGCCCAAGACGCCTGCTCAGGAAGAG TGACCGTGGCGGATTATGCCAACTCGGATCCGGCAGTCGTGAGGTCTGGAAGGGTCAAGAAAGCTGTCGCCAATGCTGTTCAGCAGGAAG taaAATCTCTCTGTGGCTTGGAAGCCTCCCAggttcctgcagtggaagctcttTCTGGGGCTGGTGAGCCCTGTGACATCATCGACAGCAGTGGTGAGACTGATGCCCAGGAGGAAAGCATCCATGAGAGAACTAtctccagaaaaaagaaaagcaagaggcaCAGAG ACCTGAACGGGACTGGAGGAGAAGAGTATCCCATGGATATTTGGCTATTGCTGGCCTCCTATATCCGTCCTGAGGACATTGTGAATTTTTCCCTGATTTGTAAGAACGCCTGGACTGTCACTTGCACTGCTGCCTTTTGGACAAGGTTGTACCGAAG ACACTACACACTGGATGCCTCTCTGCCTTTGCGCCTGCGACCAGAGTCAATGGAGAAGCTGCACTGTCTTCGGGCATGTGTGATCCGATCTCTGTACCATATGTATGAGCCATTTGCTGCTCGAATCTCCAAGAATCCAGCCATTCCAGAAAGCACTCCTAGCACATTAAAGAATTCCAAA tgcTTACTTTTCTGGTGCAGAAAGATTGTTGGGAACAGACAGGAACCAATGTGGGAATTCAACTTCAAGTTCAAAAAACAG TCCCCAAGATTAAAGAGCAAGTGTATGGGAGGATTGCAGCCTCCCATTCAGTACGAAGATGTTCATACCAACCCAGACCAGGACTGCTGCCTACTGCAGGTCACCACCCTCAATTTCATCTTTATTCCAATTGTCATGGGAATGATATTTACCCTG TTTACTATCAGTGTGAGCACGGACATGCGGCATCATCGAGTGAGACTGGTGTTCCAAGATTATCCTGTCCATGGTGGTCAGAAACTGCGCAGTGAACAGGGTGTGCAAGTCATCCTGGACCCAGTACACAGCGTTCGACTTTTTGACTGGTGGCATCCTCAGTATCCGTTTTCCCTGAGAGCATAG
- the TMEM183A gene encoding transmembrane protein 183A isoform X1, with protein MARGPGPLTRPRPDTVAMPKRGKRLKFRAQDACSGRVTVADYANSDPAVVRSGRVKKAVANAVQQEVKSLCGLEASQVPAVEALSGAGEPCDIIDSSGETDAQEESIHERTISRKKKSKRHREDLNGTGGEEYPMDIWLLLASYIRPEDIVNFSLICKNAWTVTCTAAFWTRLYRRHYTLDASLPLRLRPESMEKLHCLRACVIRSLYHMYEPFAARISKNPAIPESTPSTLKNSKCLLFWCRKIVGNRQEPMWEFNFKFKKQSPRLKSKCMGGLQPPIQYEDVHTNPDQDCCLLQVTTLNFIFIPIVMGMIFTLFTISVSTDMRHHRVRLVFQDYPVHGGQKLRSEQGVQVILDPVHSVRLFDWWHPQYPFSLRA; from the exons ATGGCCCGGGGACCTGGCCCTCTAACCCGGCCTCGCCCCGACACGGTCGCCATGCCCAAGAGAGGGAAGCGACTCAAGTTCCGGGCCCAAGACGCCTGCTCAGGAAGAG TGACCGTGGCGGATTATGCCAACTCGGATCCGGCAGTCGTGAGGTCTGGAAGGGTCAAGAAAGCTGTCGCCAATGCTGTTCAGCAGGAAG taaAATCTCTCTGTGGCTTGGAAGCCTCCCAggttcctgcagtggaagctcttTCTGGGGCTGGTGAGCCCTGTGACATCATCGACAGCAGTGGTGAGACTGATGCCCAGGAGGAAAGCATCCATGAGAGAACTAtctccagaaaaaagaaaagcaagaggcaCAGAG aagACCTGAACGGGACTGGAGGAGAAGAGTATCCCATGGATATTTGGCTATTGCTGGCCTCCTATATCCGTCCTGAGGACATTGTGAATTTTTCCCTGATTTGTAAGAACGCCTGGACTGTCACTTGCACTGCTGCCTTTTGGACAAGGTTGTACCGAAG ACACTACACACTGGATGCCTCTCTGCCTTTGCGCCTGCGACCAGAGTCAATGGAGAAGCTGCACTGTCTTCGGGCATGTGTGATCCGATCTCTGTACCATATGTATGAGCCATTTGCTGCTCGAATCTCCAAGAATCCAGCCATTCCAGAAAGCACTCCTAGCACATTAAAGAATTCCAAA tgcTTACTTTTCTGGTGCAGAAAGATTGTTGGGAACAGACAGGAACCAATGTGGGAATTCAACTTCAAGTTCAAAAAACAG TCCCCAAGATTAAAGAGCAAGTGTATGGGAGGATTGCAGCCTCCCATTCAGTACGAAGATGTTCATACCAACCCAGACCAGGACTGCTGCCTACTGCAGGTCACCACCCTCAATTTCATCTTTATTCCAATTGTCATGGGAATGATATTTACCCTG TTTACTATCAGTGTGAGCACGGACATGCGGCATCATCGAGTGAGACTGGTGTTCCAAGATTATCCTGTCCATGGTGGTCAGAAACTGCGCAGTGAACAGGGTGTGCAAGTCATCCTGGACCCAGTACACAGCGTTCGACTTTTTGACTGGTGGCATCCTCAGTATCCGTTTTCCCTGAGAGCATAG